CTGTTTCGCGCCAGTTTTCCCGCTGGTTTGGTTGCGTTTGTCATCGGAAAGCTCATCTTACCGCTCTTCATTCTTTTCAATTACAATATTGGATACGTGTTGATTGGCAAACCGTTACAAGGACATTTGAACCATCACGAGTCTGGGATGCCATGGCTTGTCTGGGTGAAAGAAAAAGGACTTGTCTATTTTACAGGAAGTGCCATCATGGGGCTGATTGTCGCGTTCGCGAGCTACTTTCTCGTTTTAACTGGCCTTCAATTATATCGTCGCAAGAAATTACGGCGCTCATTACCTGAGGAAAGTCCTCCCCCTTAATTGCTCGAACGAAAAAGACCGGTCCGACATTCGCTGTCAGTCCGGTCTTTTTTGCTCGCAATGTTATGCAAAGTAGCCTTGATCGTGCAGGTACTCCATGATTTCGGCAACAGTTTTTTCTTCATTCAAGAGCTTCACGGTTACTTCCACTTGCTCTGGGGACAAACCGTTCGCTCCGAGGCTTTCCTTGATCAACACGTCGTTAGGGCGACGGAAGTACGTTTGCAACGTACGCTTCACACGTCCTTCCAGACTAGTTCTCAGCATCAATTCAGTCGTAGACATCTGTTCGACCTCTTTCCTAGAAAGATTTGCGTAACCCCTATTATCTTATAAAACCGTGGAATAATCAACCTTTCTGCAAAATAGCTTCCTTGTATAGTTGATCCCGGTTTTGTTCATGGGATGAACGAAGATGTTCATCGATCGATACGCCATCATACGTCAGTTGGGAAAACTGCTCTTCCAGTACGTCTTTCTCTACATTATTAGCGATACCCTCGAAAACAACTGCACGTGCATCCAATAAGTACTGGCGATCCCGTTCAATTCGATGCAGGATTTCCTCGCGTCCTTTTGCAGGTACTCCGTGTCCAGGAATGACTTCTTCCACTTCTCCTTGATGAACCAACCGTTCGATCTTTTCCAGACTCTCCAAATAGGCACTGCTGTCGTCGATAAACGGGAACTCCAAATTGGATAGCATGTCACCGACAACAAGCAGCTTTTGCTCCCGGAACAAGGTCGCCATCTGATCGGGTGTATGTCCTGGTACAGGCAGGAAAAAGACTTCCTGCCACTCTTGTGCATCCTCCACAAGCTTCGTGAATCTCGGCATTCCTACTTCATACGATCTGGCCACGTAATACGACCCGTCAAACTTTTTCGCCTTGTTCAGCATACCCTCGATCCGTCCATCGGTCAGGATTTCCTTTTGTGCAATAACTGTGGCGTCCGGAAATTTTCCGACTCCGACTACATGATCCCAATCACCGTGTGTCAGGACGAGAATAAGCTCTCTCCCATTCCTCTCACGCTGCACATAATCAGCAATCGCCTCTACCTCATGGGGAAAATAGGCCGGATCAAACAAGTAAATACGTTGCTCGGTTGAGACGACTGCACTTGTCGTTTGCCACAGACAACTTGTAAACAGCCTGTAGGTCTCTGCCATATTTTATATACCTGGCATGATGTTGCGCTTATGCTCAGAGATTCGATGCAGGTAATCAATACGTTCTTTGGCTTCCGGTCGAGTTTCTCCTGTAATCAGCAAACGATCCAGATCCTCATAAGTGAAGCCCATCTCCTGTTCATCCGTCTGCCCTTCCCACAAATCAGCAGAAGGCGGCTTCGTGATGATCTCTCCAGGCACCCCGAGCTCAGCAGCAAGAATTCGCATCTCATGCTTCGTCAGGCTAGCTACTGGGTTAAAGTCAGCAAGACCGTCTCCGCCTTTTGTCATATAGCCAACATGAATCTCGCTGCGGTTGCACGTATCCGCTACCAAGTATCCTTTTTGGTTAGCGATGGCATACAGCACTGTCATGCGCAAGCGAGCCTTTGTATTTCCCTTTGTTTTGTCATCAAGCCCAAGTACACCTTCGATAGCAGGAACCAAAGCGTCGTAGGCTGCCCCTACATCTACCGTGTGCAAATTCATTCCAATCGCTTCAGCAAGTTGCTTGGAATCTGTTTCATGAACGGTTTGCGAGTATGCAGGCAACCAAACGCCAATGACGCGTTCAGAGCCTAAGGCACGCACACACAGCGCTGCTGTAACGGCACTGTCAATTCCACCAGAAATACCGACGACTGCACCGCCGAGGCCATTTCCATCAATTTGCTCACGAATAAAGGCAATACGTTTTTCCACGTCTTCTTTTACATGAATCTGGTAGTTCGCCAGATGTTCTTGAAACTTGTCCACGCTACCTACCCCCAGGGTTGATTATTTCTTCCTCATCCTACCATGCCGTTTTCGGTGTGGCAATTGGCGCAGAACGGCACTACACTATATACTATAGAGAGATCTTGACTAACGAGGAGAAGGAGAGAGTCGATGATTATCCTCAAGACACCTGAAGAAATTGAACTCATGCATGCAGCAGGCAAGGTTTTGGCTGCTTGTCATCGTGAGATTGCCAAGATGATTCGTCCAGGCATTTCTACCTGGGAGATTGATCAATTCGTAGAAGAATTTTTGGCTAAAAATGGCGCGACCCCTGAGCAAAAAGGGTTTCATGGATATCCCTATGCCACATGTGGTTCAGTCAATGATGTCATCTGCCATGGCTTCCCGAAAAAAGAGCCTCTGCGTGATGGCGATATCGTCACAATCGATATGGTTGTTCGAAAAAATGGTTGGCTGGCTGACTCCGCTTGGTCTTATGAAGTGGGAACTGTGTCCCCGGAAGCGAAAAGACTGCTGGAAGTCACTGAAAAATCGCTGTATCTCGGTATTGAGCAAGCTGTCGTAGGCAATCGGATCGGTGACATTTCCCACGCCATCCAAACGTATGCGCAAGAACAAGGCTACTCCGTCGTGCGCGATTTTACCGGACATGGTATTGGTCAGGAAATGCATGAGGAGCCGTTCGTTCCTCACTTTGGCCCTCCTGGCAGAGGACAACGCCTTAAAGAAGGCATGGTTATTACCATTGAGCCCATGCTGAACATCGGGACGTACCATTCGAAGGTCGATGAAGATGGTTGGACAGCACGTACACGCGATGGGAAGCTGTCCGCTCAATACGAGCACACCCTCGCTATTACCGCGAATGGACCTGTTATCTTAACAAAACAATAAGGAAGTACGAAGAGCCCTTGCATTGTCAGGGCTTTTTCTTTTTCTCCCAATGTGCTTGGTCGCACATCCAAGTGTTGACATCCCTTCTGCCGCTCCGTATGATGCAAGTACGTTTTGTTACTACCCAGTAACAAAGTTATCCGACCAGCAACCGCTAAGCACAAGGAGGGTTCCAA
The window above is part of the Brevibacillus brevis NBRC 100599 genome. Proteins encoded here:
- a CDS encoding DUF2062 domain-containing protein; the protein is MWKKAYRKLKFEYYKVLRMKGAPAFVARGFSLGIFIEFITLPTFGLAFLLLFPLCKLFRASFPAGLVAFVIGKLILPLFILFNYNIGYVLIGKPLQGHLNHHESGMPWLVWVKEKGLVYFTGSAIMGLIVAFASYFLVLTGLQLYRRKKLRRSLPEESPPP
- the nadE gene encoding NAD(+) synthase — its product is MDKFQEHLANYQIHVKEDVEKRIAFIREQIDGNGLGGAVVGISGGIDSAVTAALCVRALGSERVIGVWLPAYSQTVHETDSKQLAEAIGMNLHTVDVGAAYDALVPAIEGVLGLDDKTKGNTKARLRMTVLYAIANQKGYLVADTCNRSEIHVGYMTKGGDGLADFNPVASLTKHEMRILAAELGVPGEIITKPPSADLWEGQTDEQEMGFTYEDLDRLLITGETRPEAKERIDYLHRISEHKRNIMPGI
- the map gene encoding type I methionyl aminopeptidase, which produces MIILKTPEEIELMHAAGKVLAACHREIAKMIRPGISTWEIDQFVEEFLAKNGATPEQKGFHGYPYATCGSVNDVICHGFPKKEPLRDGDIVTIDMVVRKNGWLADSAWSYEVGTVSPEAKRLLEVTEKSLYLGIEQAVVGNRIGDISHAIQTYAQEQGYSVVRDFTGHGIGQEMHEEPFVPHFGPPGRGQRLKEGMVITIEPMLNIGTYHSKVDEDGWTARTRDGKLSAQYEHTLAITANGPVILTKQ
- a CDS encoding MBL fold metallo-hydrolase, with amino-acid sequence MAETYRLFTSCLWQTTSAVVSTEQRIYLFDPAYFPHEVEAIADYVQRERNGRELILVLTHGDWDHVVGVGKFPDATVIAQKEILTDGRIEGMLNKAKKFDGSYYVARSYEVGMPRFTKLVEDAQEWQEVFFLPVPGHTPDQMATLFREQKLLVVGDMLSNLEFPFIDDSSAYLESLEKIERLVHQGEVEEVIPGHGVPAKGREEILHRIERDRQYLLDARAVVFEGIANNVEKDVLEEQFSQLTYDGVSIDEHLRSSHEQNRDQLYKEAILQKG